The following is a genomic window from Nitrospira sp..
GTCCTTGAGTTTGATTTTGTGTCTATGGAAGAAGCGCTGAGAGACAACACGGCCGCGCAGCGCCTTCTGGTGGAACTGCTTGGAGCACAGTTACAGATGCTGTCTCGCAGACTGCAGTGGCAGCAAACCAATCCGCTAGACAAACGTATCGCTCTGGTCCTTTATGACCTCTTGTGCTTCGGAGGGAGACCCTGTCCCCATGGCCCGGGTTATGCCGTTGATATTCGGGTAACGCACGAAGAGCTGGCGGAAATCATCGGAGCAGCCCGTCCAACTGTGAGCGCCATCTTAAGCATTTTTCACCAAGAACAACTTATCTCATCCACGAGAGCGTTCATATGCGTAAGAAATCTTGAACGGCTAAAACACCGTTTAGCCTATTGACCAGCCGAAGAACGGAAAGATCCATCCAATGCGTTCCTGCGCAAGGCACTAGCTGCCGGATTATATCCCAAATGTTACCTTGGCAATCCTCCGCCAGAGATAGGAATGTTAGCTTCTCGGGTTCCTGGATCATAGCGAATGCACAGGCTGCAAGCGTTCCGCTCTCACACCCGATTCCTCCTCGCAATATCTGACCAGGCTAATTCCCGTTGTTTTCGCAGGGGCCATACTCACGGCTATGGGCACAAGTCGCAAAAGCGCTCGAGGGCTGGGTATTGACGAGAACTAAGGAAAGTCTGATTTATTCCGGTTCTGATATAAGTAAATATTGAAAATCAGGGAACTCCTACGTGTTCCCGTCGAGGAGAATATATTAATCAGACTTTCCCTAAGAAAGAACCTGACGCGATTGCATTTCGCTTTTAAAGCTATCTACCTTACCGTCCTTTCCCCCGATGCGTGGATACGCTCCATTAT
Proteins encoded in this region:
- a CDS encoding transcriptional regulator, Crp/Fnr family (MaGe:77310781), which gives rise to MDLPQALAKRTLSIWKQLCPFRRHTLKHGAEIHLSSTNMKFYIVDKGFVRLTSIQLDGKRVTRMILGKGGMFGQLPFVPSLFRTDEDALANGPTCVLEFDFVSMEEALRDNTAAQRLLVELLGAQLQMLSRRLQWQQTNPLDKRIALVLYDLLCFGGRPCPHGPGYAVDIRVTHEELAEIIGAARPTVSAILSIFHQEQLISSTRAFICVRNLERLKHRLAY
- a CDS encoding hypothetical protein (Evidence 4 : Unknown function but conserved in other organisms; MaGe:77310782), which translates into the protein MKIRELLRVPVEENILIRLSLRKNLTRLHFAFKAIYLTVLSPDAWIRSIITVGIF